One Lentibacillus cibarius DNA window includes the following coding sequences:
- the secA2 gene encoding accessory Sec system translocase SecA2: MQLLKKNRNQSKNNRALKRYYKMLDKINRLEKDVEHLTDDALQEKTNEFRNRLQQKETIYDLAPEAFAVVRETSRRVLGLRHYDVQIIGGLVLLDNNISEMATGEGKTLVASLPTYLVALEGKGVHIITVNEYLARRDKELIGQIHEFLGLNVGLNVGGLSPAEKQAAYHCDITYGVGNEFGFDFLRDNTVQALSQKVQRPFHYAIIDEVDSVLIDEAKTPLIIAGKDKPSDRLYDVCARVIKGLKEDEDFTFDLELKTVNFTEKGMSRCEKVFGIDNLFDLEHSSLFHSLLQALRARMLFERDVDYIVEQGEVKLIDMNTGRVMEGRSLSDGLHQAIESKEGLVNTEENKTHASITVQNYYRMYPKLAGMTGTAKTEETELNKVYGMQVVSIPTNKPNQRVDMPDMVFMTKEQKYEQLVKEVRKRHDKGQPILIGTTSVRQSELVAEYLDKQHIQYELLNAKSVEQEAHLIAMAGQKGQITIATNMAGRGTDIMLGEGVAELGGLHVIGTERNESRRIDNQLKGRSARQGDPGSTQFIISLEDYLFIRFASDELERVKPKLKEGKNGLIKSDNVHKFVDTAQKISEGMGYQFREFNLNLEDVINDQRKVTYELRDHLLEADNPIAFITRQIADLPDQFVDSYCQSDVPNDWDLAGMEQALNAILLTEVTFGETEFETVDEIKAYIQPAVDGHKEQLQSLEENEQLQKASRAQGLFVIDTVWKKHLDRMNQLKEGIGMRQYQQENPLDLFKKEGYRLFEESYHEITYQFASRLKQLIEKVREQQKADTKARKED, from the coding sequence ATGCAATTGCTCAAAAAAAATCGAAACCAATCGAAAAATAATCGTGCACTTAAAAGATATTATAAAATGCTTGATAAAATAAATCGACTCGAAAAAGATGTCGAACACTTGACGGATGACGCACTGCAGGAAAAAACGAACGAGTTCCGAAACCGACTGCAGCAGAAAGAAACGATTTATGATTTGGCGCCGGAAGCATTTGCGGTCGTGCGGGAGACATCCCGGCGTGTGCTCGGCCTGCGTCATTATGATGTGCAAATCATTGGCGGGCTTGTCCTGCTTGATAATAACATTTCCGAGATGGCTACAGGGGAAGGAAAAACCCTTGTCGCGTCCTTACCGACCTATCTTGTCGCCCTGGAAGGCAAAGGGGTACACATTATTACCGTCAACGAATATCTTGCCCGCCGTGACAAAGAATTGATTGGCCAAATCCATGAATTTCTCGGTCTGAATGTCGGGTTGAATGTCGGCGGATTGAGCCCTGCCGAGAAACAAGCAGCCTATCATTGTGACATCACATATGGTGTCGGCAATGAATTCGGTTTTGACTTTTTGCGGGATAACACCGTGCAGGCGCTATCGCAAAAAGTGCAGCGCCCGTTTCATTATGCCATTATCGATGAGGTCGACAGTGTACTGATTGATGAGGCGAAAACACCGTTGATTATTGCCGGCAAGGATAAGCCGAGCGACCGGCTGTATGATGTCTGTGCCCGTGTGATTAAAGGATTGAAAGAGGATGAGGATTTCACCTTTGACCTCGAGTTGAAAACGGTCAATTTCACGGAAAAAGGGATGAGTCGTTGCGAAAAAGTTTTCGGTATTGATAACTTATTCGACTTGGAACACAGCTCTCTTTTCCATTCACTACTGCAGGCACTCCGGGCGCGCATGCTGTTTGAACGCGACGTTGATTATATTGTCGAACAAGGGGAAGTGAAACTGATCGACATGAATACCGGCCGTGTGATGGAAGGTCGCAGTCTCAGTGACGGACTGCATCAGGCGATTGAGTCAAAAGAAGGACTCGTCAACACGGAAGAAAATAAAACCCATGCCTCTATCACCGTGCAGAATTACTACCGGATGTATCCGAAACTTGCCGGTATGACCGGTACCGCGAAAACGGAGGAAACCGAGCTGAACAAAGTTTATGGTATGCAAGTTGTCAGCATCCCGACGAACAAGCCGAACCAGCGCGTCGACATGCCGGATATGGTGTTTATGACGAAAGAACAGAAATATGAACAGCTTGTCAAGGAAGTGCGGAAGCGTCATGACAAAGGACAGCCGATTTTAATCGGAACAACCTCTGTCCGCCAGTCCGAGCTCGTAGCCGAATACTTGGACAAGCAGCACATTCAATATGAATTGCTGAACGCGAAAAGTGTCGAACAGGAAGCCCACCTCATCGCCATGGCTGGGCAAAAGGGACAAATTACGATTGCCACGAATATGGCCGGGCGCGGTACCGACATTATGCTCGGGGAAGGCGTTGCTGAGCTCGGCGGCCTGCACGTCATCGGCACAGAGCGTAACGAAAGCCGCCGCATTGACAACCAGCTGAAAGGACGCTCCGCACGTCAGGGAGATCCGGGCTCGACGCAGTTTATTATCTCACTGGAAGATTACCTGTTCATCCGGTTTGCTTCCGATGAATTGGAACGTGTTAAGCCGAAGCTGAAAGAGGGCAAAAACGGGCTCATTAAATCCGACAACGTCCATAAATTTGTCGATACAGCACAGAAAATTAGCGAAGGCATGGGCTATCAATTCCGTGAATTCAATTTGAACTTGGAAGACGTCATCAATGATCAGCGCAAAGTCACCTATGAGCTCAGGGACCACCTACTGGAAGCCGACAACCCAATCGCCTTTATCACCCGGCAAATTGCTGATTTACCTGATCAATTCGTCGATAGCTATTGCCAGTCGGACGTACCGAATGACTGGGACTTAGCCGGAATGGAGCAGGCACTGAATGCCATTTTGCTTACAGAAGTCACATTCGGTGAAACAGAATTTGAAACGGTGGATGAGATCAAAGCCTATATCCAGCCAGCCGTCGATGGGCACAAAGAGCAGCTTCAGTCATTGGAAGAAAACGAGCAACTGCAAAAAGCAAGTCGTGCACAAGGGTTGTTTGTCATCGATACAGTGTGGAAAAAGCACTTGGACCGAATGAACCAGCTCAAAGAAGGCATTGGCATGCGGCAATACCAGCAAGAAAATCCGCTCGATCTCTTTAAAAAAGAAGGCTACCGGCTTTTCGAGGAATCCTATCACGAAATAACGTACCAGTTTGCATCCCGTTTAAAACAGCTGATCGAGAAAGTGCGGGAACAGCAAAAAGCAGATACCAAAGCGAGAAAGGAAGATTAA